Proteins co-encoded in one Corynebacterium lujinxingii genomic window:
- a CDS encoding YggT family protein, with amino-acid sequence MALFGAILYAVIGIYSLIVVIRIIIEMIQAFSKRFDPPHWFIMVAEPLFKLTDPPVFGLRKLIPPLRLNGGVGLDVSVIVLFLALSLLQMIVRATMIVPALN; translated from the coding sequence GTGGCACTTTTCGGAGCAATTCTTTACGCCGTCATCGGCATCTACTCGCTGATCGTTGTTATTCGCATCATCATCGAGATGATTCAGGCGTTTTCGAAGCGGTTCGACCCGCCGCACTGGTTCATCATGGTGGCGGAACCCCTGTTCAAGCTCACCGACCCGCCAGTATTCGGGCTGCGCAAGCTCATCCCGCCGCTGCGCCTGAATGGGGGAGTGGGCCTAGACGTGAGCGTCATCGTGCTCTTCCTCGCCCTTTCGCTGCTGCAGATGATCGTCCGCGCGACGATGATCGTCCCCGCCTTGAACTAG
- a CDS encoding oxidoreductase, which yields MSRFTSTAVTVGLTLTLAACSSEGDPVAGIPAFPVDEPAITVVETGDDARVLSYADIADEPWSTTIAVSSGTAQQVGDDVSGGDVNITTLPLDIAVSEAPAPEDSEAEASRRIDFTVGSGKHSNLDIGQDVAAAEGFRMSWRGDDSGNLSTLKLLAPPEAPERGLQTVEPALLALVTQNVVFPTEPIGTGGVWKVENRVAGDNSTVRTTTYTVESIADQTVDLAVDVEERPTEQSLTLDDGQEIDVESSSTTSEGHLTVDLARPLPVAGEVEATTRLVYSGGQQTTRVIQDVTRAVKYGD from the coding sequence ATGTCCCGCTTTACCTCCACCGCCGTAACCGTAGGTCTCACGCTCACGCTCGCCGCGTGCTCCAGCGAGGGCGATCCCGTCGCCGGCATCCCCGCGTTCCCTGTCGACGAGCCCGCAATCACCGTCGTCGAAACCGGCGACGACGCCCGCGTGCTGTCCTATGCCGACATTGCCGACGAGCCGTGGTCCACCACCATTGCCGTGTCGTCTGGCACCGCGCAGCAGGTCGGCGACGACGTGAGCGGCGGCGACGTCAACATCACCACCCTGCCGCTCGACATTGCTGTTTCTGAGGCCCCCGCCCCCGAAGATAGCGAGGCAGAAGCCTCCCGACGAATCGACTTCACCGTCGGTTCCGGCAAGCACTCCAACCTGGACATCGGCCAGGATGTCGCCGCCGCCGAGGGTTTCCGCATGAGCTGGCGTGGCGACGACTCCGGCAACCTCTCCACCTTAAAGTTGCTCGCCCCGCCGGAGGCCCCAGAGCGCGGCCTGCAAACGGTCGAGCCGGCCTTGCTCGCCCTGGTCACCCAGAACGTGGTCTTTCCCACCGAGCCGATCGGCACCGGCGGGGTGTGGAAGGTGGAAAACCGCGTCGCCGGCGACAACTCCACCGTGCGCACCACTACCTACACGGTCGAGTCCATAGCGGACCAGACCGTCGATCTGGCAGTCGACGTCGAGGAGCGCCCCACCGAGCAGTCGCTCACCCTCGACGACGGGCAAGAAATCGACGTCGAATCCTCCTCCACCACCTCGGAGGGCCACCTCACCGTCGATCTCGCTCGCCCGCTGCCGGTCGCCGGTGAAGTCGAGGCGACAACCCGCCTGGTGTATTCCGGCGGGCAGCAAACAACCCGCGTGATCCAAGACGTCACGCGGGCTGTGAAATACGGCGATTAG
- the ileS gene encoding isoleucine--tRNA ligase, giving the protein MVGNVYPKVDMTGGSDKFPDMERVVLDYWNSDDTFQASLEHREGAEEYVFNDGPPFANGLPHYGHLLTGYVKDIVPRYRTMTGYYVPRVFGWDCHGLPAELEAEKQLGITDKAQIEDMGLEKFNEYCAKSVMHYAGEWEDYVTRQARWVDFENGYKTMDPEYMESVMWAFKELYDKGLIYQGFRVLPYSWAEHTPLSNQETRLDDSYRDRQDPTVTVTMPFTGARAGFAAEKTWAEHPELHDAAAIAWTTTPWTLPSNLALAVHPDVEYSLVKPGADGVVDKQLLLATNLLGAYAKELGEYEVVATFTGAELEGLEYEPVFDYFRDQENAFMILNADYVTTEDGTGVVHQAPAFGEDDMLTCQEYGIGLVIPVDADGKFTSLVPEYEGKLVFDANRDIIRDLRAKGRVVRDQTIVHSYPHSWRSGEPLIYMALPAWFVKVTDIRDRMVELNQEIDWIPSHIRDGQFGKWLEGARDWNISRTRYWGSPVPAWVSDNPEYPRVDVYGSLEELERDFGRRPESLHRPHIDDLVRPNPDDPTGKSMMRRVPDVLDCWFESGSMPFAQYHYPFENREEFETRQPADFIVEYSGQSRGWFYVQHVLSTALFDRVAYKKVVAHGIVLGSDGQKMSKSKGNYPNVMEVFDRDGSDAMRWFLMSSPILRGGNLIVTEQGIREGVRQALLPLWNAYTFLQLYSSEEAQWSVDSDNVLDRYILAKTHDLVESVGQALDDTRIADACDEIRRFADTLTNWYVRRSRDRFWEGQEAHPEAFNTLYTVLEVVTRTVAPLLPYISEVIWRGLTGGRSAHLADFPKAADLPADADLVAAMDATRAVCSAASSVRKANKLRNRLPLPKLTVALPNADLLEPFRSTIRDEVNVKDVELTSDVDSAGSFEVVVNAKVAGPTLGKDVQRAIQNVKAGNYERRGDDVVVDGDIVLTPELYTERLVAENPESTARVDADSTVGLVVLDTTVTEELEAEGWAADVIRGLQDARKREGFEVSDRIAVVLAVPGDKEEWARRHAEHIAAETLATSFDVVTKPVEGHDIIDGVTASLRKN; this is encoded by the coding sequence ATGGTTGGCAACGTCTACCCCAAGGTCGACATGACCGGAGGCAGCGACAAGTTCCCTGATATGGAGCGTGTCGTCCTCGATTACTGGAACAGCGACGACACGTTCCAGGCGTCGCTCGAGCATCGCGAAGGCGCCGAAGAATACGTGTTCAATGACGGCCCGCCGTTTGCCAACGGCCTGCCGCACTACGGGCACCTGTTGACCGGCTACGTGAAGGACATCGTGCCGCGTTACCGCACGATGACCGGCTACTACGTTCCGCGCGTGTTCGGTTGGGACTGCCACGGTCTGCCAGCCGAGCTTGAGGCGGAAAAGCAGCTCGGCATCACCGATAAGGCCCAGATCGAGGATATGGGTCTGGAGAAGTTCAACGAGTACTGCGCCAAGTCCGTCATGCACTACGCGGGCGAGTGGGAAGACTACGTCACCCGCCAGGCTCGCTGGGTGGATTTTGAAAACGGCTACAAGACCATGGATCCCGAGTACATGGAATCAGTCATGTGGGCGTTCAAGGAGCTCTACGACAAGGGCTTGATCTACCAGGGCTTCCGCGTACTCCCGTACTCCTGGGCCGAGCACACCCCGCTGTCGAACCAGGAGACGCGTCTCGACGACTCCTACCGCGACCGCCAGGATCCGACCGTTACCGTCACGATGCCGTTCACCGGCGCTCGTGCAGGTTTCGCGGCAGAGAAAACCTGGGCGGAGCACCCCGAGCTGCACGACGCCGCCGCGATCGCATGGACCACGACTCCGTGGACATTGCCGTCCAACCTGGCGCTCGCCGTGCATCCGGATGTTGAGTACTCGCTGGTGAAGCCGGGGGCTGATGGGGTCGTCGACAAGCAATTGCTCCTCGCGACGAACCTCCTCGGCGCCTACGCCAAGGAACTCGGCGAGTACGAGGTTGTTGCGACGTTTACCGGTGCGGAGCTGGAGGGCCTCGAGTACGAGCCGGTATTCGACTACTTCCGCGACCAGGAAAACGCGTTCATGATCCTGAATGCGGATTACGTGACCACCGAAGACGGCACCGGTGTCGTCCACCAGGCGCCCGCCTTCGGTGAGGACGATATGCTCACCTGTCAGGAGTACGGCATCGGCTTAGTCATCCCGGTCGACGCCGACGGCAAGTTCACCTCGCTCGTGCCCGAGTACGAGGGCAAGCTGGTGTTCGATGCCAACCGTGACATCATCCGCGACCTGCGCGCCAAGGGCCGCGTCGTGCGCGACCAAACCATCGTGCACTCCTACCCGCACTCGTGGCGCTCGGGCGAGCCGCTGATCTACATGGCGCTGCCGGCGTGGTTTGTGAAGGTCACCGACATCCGCGACCGCATGGTCGAGCTCAACCAGGAGATCGACTGGATCCCGTCGCACATCCGCGACGGTCAGTTTGGCAAGTGGCTCGAGGGCGCGCGCGATTGGAACATCTCGCGCACCCGCTACTGGGGCTCGCCTGTGCCGGCCTGGGTATCGGACAACCCGGAGTACCCGCGTGTCGACGTCTACGGCTCCCTCGAAGAACTCGAGCGCGACTTCGGTCGCCGTCCTGAGTCGCTGCACCGCCCGCACATCGACGACTTGGTTCGACCGAACCCGGACGACCCAACCGGCAAGTCGATGATGCGTCGCGTGCCCGACGTGCTGGACTGCTGGTTCGAGTCCGGCTCCATGCCGTTCGCGCAGTACCACTACCCGTTTGAAAACCGCGAGGAGTTTGAGACCCGCCAGCCGGCTGACTTCATCGTCGAGTACTCGGGGCAGTCTCGCGGCTGGTTCTACGTTCAGCACGTGCTTTCCACCGCGCTGTTCGACCGCGTGGCCTACAAGAAGGTCGTCGCCCACGGCATTGTGCTCGGCTCCGACGGTCAGAAGATGTCGAAATCCAAGGGCAACTACCCGAACGTGATGGAGGTCTTCGACCGCGATGGCTCCGACGCCATGCGCTGGTTCCTCATGTCCTCGCCAATTTTGCGCGGTGGCAACTTGATCGTCACCGAGCAGGGCATCCGCGAGGGCGTGCGCCAGGCTCTGCTGCCGCTGTGGAACGCGTACACGTTCCTGCAGTTGTACTCGTCTGAGGAAGCACAGTGGTCCGTCGATTCCGACAACGTGCTCGATCGCTACATCTTGGCGAAGACGCATGACCTGGTTGAGTCCGTCGGCCAGGCGCTCGACGACACCCGCATTGCAGACGCCTGCGACGAGATCCGCCGCTTCGCGGACACCTTGACCAACTGGTACGTGCGCCGCTCCCGTGACCGCTTCTGGGAGGGCCAGGAGGCGCACCCGGAGGCATTCAACACCCTGTACACCGTGCTTGAGGTGGTCACCCGCACCGTCGCACCGCTGCTGCCGTACATCTCCGAGGTGATCTGGCGTGGTCTCACCGGCGGCCGTTCCGCGCACTTGGCGGACTTCCCGAAGGCCGCCGACCTGCCCGCGGACGCCGACCTGGTGGCCGCCATGGACGCGACGCGTGCGGTGTGCTCGGCGGCGTCGTCGGTACGCAAGGCGAACAAGCTGCGCAACCGCCTGCCGCTGCCGAAGCTCACCGTGGCCCTGCCGAATGCGGATCTGCTCGAGCCGTTCCGCTCGACCATCCGTGACGAAGTCAACGTGAAGGACGTCGAGCTGACCTCGGATGTGGATTCAGCCGGCTCGTTCGAGGTCGTCGTCAACGCCAAGGTTGCTGGTCCGACGCTGGGCAAGGACGTCCAGCGCGCGATCCAGAACGTCAAGGCTGGCAACTACGAGCGTCGCGGCGACGACGTTGTCGTCGACGGCGATATCGTGCTCACCCCGGAGCTCTACACCGAGCGCCTCGTCGCCGAGAACCCGGAGAGCACCGCGCGTGTCGACGCCGACAGCACCGTCGGACTCGTCGTCCTCGACACCACAGTCACCGAGGAGCTCGAGGCTGAAGGCTGGGCCGCCGACGTGATCCGTGGCCTGCAGGACGCCCGCAAGCGCGAGGGCTTCGAGGTCTCCGACCGCATCGCAGTCGTGCTCGCGGTGCCGGGGGACAAGGAAGAGTGGGCTCGTCGTCACGCTGAGCACATCGCCGCCGAAACCTTGGCCACCTCCTTCGACGTCGTCACCAAGCCGGTCGAGGGTCACGACATCATCGATGGTGTGACCGCAAGCCTGCGCAAGAACTAA
- the lspA gene encoding signal peptidase II codes for MEKASKPRSTPRYLGAVVAVMLAVAALDQVVKAVMVSWLEPGVPQPVIGDWFRFYLLFNPGAAFSMGQDSTWLFTTIQLVFVLGALWFGPRMSTRWEALGLALVAGGALGNLCDRLFRPPGFWFGHVVDYISVGGFAVFNLADAAITVGVVIFVVATLIAERKEAGHDG; via the coding sequence ATGGAGAAGGCAAGCAAACCCCGCTCGACACCCCGCTACCTCGGTGCCGTGGTCGCGGTCATGCTCGCTGTTGCGGCGCTGGACCAGGTGGTCAAGGCCGTCATGGTTTCCTGGCTCGAGCCGGGCGTGCCGCAGCCGGTGATCGGGGACTGGTTCCGCTTCTACCTGTTGTTCAACCCCGGCGCAGCGTTTTCCATGGGGCAGGACTCCACCTGGCTGTTTACCACCATCCAGCTCGTGTTTGTCCTCGGCGCGCTGTGGTTCGGCCCGCGCATGTCCACCCGGTGGGAGGCGCTCGGGCTGGCGCTTGTCGCCGGCGGCGCGCTGGGCAACCTGTGCGACCGCTTGTTCCGCCCGCCGGGCTTCTGGTTTGGGCACGTGGTGGATTACATCTCCGTGGGCGGTTTCGCGGTGTTCAATTTGGCGGATGCGGCGATTACGGTCGGTGTGGTGATCTTCGTCGTCGCCACGTTAATCGCCGAGCGGAAGGAGGCTGGACATGACGGGTAA
- a CDS encoding YggS family pyridoxal phosphate-dependent enzyme, producing the protein MHNLDTVTQQIRDAERKAGRTEGSVKLLPVTKFHPVERIIELADAGIDLVGENREQEARAKAEALDGRCGIAMIGQIQSKKANAVARWAAEVHSLDSVKLTRGLDRGMALALERGDRTTDTLPCLIQLSDDGDTARGGATYDDVPAIIEAIGESEHLRLDGFMVVPPLDADPEAVFIRARSLVDDTSNALGRTLILSAGMSGDFETAIACGSDLVRVGTALLGPRPVG; encoded by the coding sequence ATGCATAACCTCGACACCGTTACCCAGCAGATCCGCGACGCCGAGCGCAAAGCCGGCCGCACTGAAGGCAGCGTGAAACTGCTGCCCGTGACCAAGTTCCACCCCGTGGAGCGCATCATCGAACTCGCCGACGCAGGCATCGACCTCGTCGGCGAAAACCGCGAGCAGGAAGCCCGCGCCAAGGCCGAAGCGCTCGACGGCCGCTGTGGCATCGCCATGATCGGCCAGATCCAGTCCAAGAAAGCCAACGCCGTGGCGCGCTGGGCGGCCGAAGTGCACTCGCTCGACTCGGTGAAACTCACGCGCGGCCTCGACCGCGGCATGGCGCTCGCCCTCGAGCGCGGCGACCGCACCACTGACACCTTGCCGTGTCTGATCCAGCTTTCCGACGACGGCGACACCGCCCGCGGCGGCGCCACCTACGACGACGTGCCCGCCATCATCGAAGCGATCGGCGAATCCGAGCACCTGCGCCTCGACGGCTTCATGGTCGTGCCGCCCCTCGACGCCGACCCTGAAGCAGTGTTTATCCGCGCGCGCTCGCTTGTCGACGACACCTCCAACGCCCTCGGCCGCACCCTCATCTTGTCGGCCGGTATGAGCGGGGACTTCGAGACAGCAATCGCGTGCGGTTCCGATCTCGTGCGTGTCGGAACTGCGCTGCTCGGACCCCGCCCCGTAGGCTGA
- a CDS encoding HNH endonuclease signature motif containing protein: MAVLTAEHPVDELVRDIKDLQMFSTRYRAQFLDAVGRFDEAQMAEAYGESSTTKWLVRELNLAGSTAFEYVRMGRGLRQFRQLFSAFEDGDLAYSTVRFLLRFMTLENEGDLVALAKSMCFSELQQTLAGAGDVGREPDDPYVRTRTRDDGMVEFHALLPAVTGQETLAALKLAQLCNYGIPDDAGDLDQDDIDRLLGEALADEETCPAEQIAAPDTKLSVEKILGMTSRFGPPTKDELYPAFLAMVNIVRSQPLDSLRCPGAQVNIMVTEDGRAWMPENPSAPSETVKGYVANAVARLHVLDRKGLTLNVGRKQRFATDGQIQALLAVWGYQCAMPGCTHERFIQIHHIEEWEHGGATDLANLIPLCSSCHSKINHGTAYVEAAGSDLYFKFSDGSQYISRNRSLPVRTANFTGPMRPSIRVEGDSFSDDIVADVNWS; this comes from the coding sequence ATGGCGGTATTGACGGCGGAGCATCCAGTCGACGAGCTGGTGCGCGACATTAAGGATTTACAGATGTTTTCCACCCGCTACCGCGCACAATTTCTCGACGCGGTGGGGCGTTTCGACGAAGCGCAGATGGCGGAAGCCTATGGGGAAAGTTCGACCACAAAATGGCTGGTCCGAGAACTGAACTTGGCTGGTTCGACGGCGTTTGAATACGTGCGGATGGGTCGCGGCTTGCGCCAGTTTCGCCAGCTCTTTTCGGCCTTCGAAGACGGGGACCTAGCCTATTCGACGGTGCGGTTTCTCCTGCGCTTTATGACGTTGGAAAACGAAGGCGACCTTGTCGCCCTGGCGAAGTCGATGTGTTTCTCCGAGCTGCAGCAAACCCTCGCAGGAGCGGGTGATGTCGGCCGTGAGCCTGACGATCCCTACGTCCGCACGCGCACCAGGGACGACGGCATGGTCGAGTTTCATGCTCTGCTGCCTGCGGTCACCGGGCAGGAGACGCTAGCTGCGCTGAAACTCGCGCAATTGTGCAACTACGGCATTCCGGATGATGCTGGGGATCTTGATCAGGACGACATCGACCGGCTTCTGGGCGAGGCGCTTGCCGACGAAGAAACCTGCCCGGCCGAACAGATCGCAGCGCCTGACACGAAGCTTTCTGTGGAGAAAATCCTCGGCATGACGTCGCGCTTCGGGCCACCGACGAAAGACGAGTTGTATCCCGCGTTTTTGGCGATGGTGAATATTGTGCGCTCCCAGCCGTTGGACTCGTTGCGCTGCCCGGGGGCGCAGGTCAACATCATGGTCACCGAGGATGGGCGGGCCTGGATGCCGGAGAACCCGTCGGCGCCGTCGGAGACGGTGAAGGGGTATGTGGCGAATGCAGTCGCCCGCCTGCACGTGCTGGACCGCAAGGGGTTGACGCTCAATGTGGGGCGCAAACAGCGGTTTGCCACAGACGGTCAGATCCAGGCACTGCTGGCTGTCTGGGGATATCAATGTGCGATGCCCGGATGCACCCACGAACGGTTCATTCAGATCCACCACATCGAGGAGTGGGAACACGGCGGAGCCACTGATCTGGCAAACCTGATTCCGCTGTGCTCGAGTTGCCACTCGAAAATCAATCACGGCACCGCGTACGTCGAGGCCGCGGGCTCGGACTTGTACTTCAAGTTCAGTGACGGTTCCCAGTACATTTCTCGAAACCGCTCTCTGCCGGTGCGAACTGCGAACTTCACCGGCCCAATGCGTCCGAGTATCCGCGTGGAGGGCGATTCGTTCTCCGATGACATCGTCGCGGACGTGAATTGGAGCTAG
- a CDS encoding cell division protein SepF has product MSFFGSAKEFFGLGPIENNEDDAYFEDSRYPESGSSAYDRAERPSRIERPERVERREVPSSRPSYRATPRIVNAAPRTYNDAKEIGEPFRDGDAVVMDLTDLDTADAKRIVDFAAGLCFALRGSMHNLSRGEETTKRLFAIVPEHANTDKEALKRSAGLR; this is encoded by the coding sequence ATGTCCTTTTTCGGCAGCGCCAAAGAGTTCTTCGGCCTCGGCCCGATCGAGAACAACGAAGACGACGCGTACTTCGAGGATTCCCGTTACCCGGAGTCCGGCTCCAGCGCCTACGACCGCGCTGAGCGCCCGAGCCGCATCGAGCGCCCGGAGCGTGTCGAGCGCCGCGAGGTGCCGTCGTCACGCCCGAGCTACCGCGCCACTCCGCGCATCGTGAACGCCGCGCCGCGCACCTACAACGACGCCAAGGAAATCGGCGAGCCGTTCCGCGACGGCGACGCCGTAGTCATGGACCTCACCGACCTGGACACCGCCGACGCGAAGCGCATCGTCGACTTCGCCGCAGGCCTGTGCTTCGCGCTGCGTGGCAGCATGCACAACCTGTCCCGCGGCGAGGAGACCACCAAGCGCCTGTTCGCCATCGTCCCGGAGCACGCCAACACGGACAAGGAAGCGCTCAAGCGGTCTGCCGGCCTGAGGTAG
- a CDS encoding DNA polymerase IV has translation MNRWVLHIDMDAFYASCEQLTRPTLKGRPVLVAGVTGRGVVAGASYEARKYGARSAMPTHRAARLVGPKAILVAPRRPVYTTASRRVFEVIGRHVDVVEQLSIDEAFMEPAELVGASADEVRNWANQLRAAIKEETGLPSSIGAGPGKQYAKIGSGRAKPDGVFVIPHDDQLEILHPMPVNELWGVGPVTEAKLSQAGIETIGDLAALSEKELDIAIGGAVGKQLWWLARGVDERPVAPRAVAKQISSEHTYPNDLTQPPEVDAALERAAAESHRRLLKDGRGARTVTVKLRMADFRIESRSATLPYATDDAETLLATAFRLVRYPDEVGPIRLVGVSYSGLEDALQDVLFPELDQEIVKPAPVTTDYETGVSDHAVPAGFEMVTENTDAPGTWRATQDVYHPEFGHGWVQGAGKGWVTVRFETRSTGPGRIKSLRSDDPALTPADPVDSLAWEDWLSQQ, from the coding sequence ATGAACCGCTGGGTGCTGCACATCGACATGGACGCTTTTTATGCGTCCTGTGAGCAGCTGACCAGGCCCACTCTCAAGGGGCGTCCGGTACTGGTGGCAGGGGTGACCGGCCGCGGAGTGGTGGCGGGGGCGAGCTATGAGGCCCGCAAGTACGGGGCCCGTTCCGCAATGCCAACGCACCGGGCGGCCCGGCTGGTGGGTCCGAAAGCGATTCTGGTTGCGCCGCGCCGTCCGGTGTATACGACAGCGTCGCGGAGAGTGTTCGAAGTCATCGGCAGGCACGTAGACGTGGTGGAGCAACTTTCCATCGATGAGGCGTTCATGGAGCCCGCTGAATTGGTCGGCGCTTCAGCAGATGAGGTGCGAAACTGGGCGAACCAGTTGCGCGCGGCGATCAAAGAAGAGACGGGGTTGCCGAGCTCGATTGGGGCGGGCCCGGGAAAGCAGTACGCGAAGATCGGCTCCGGGCGTGCCAAGCCGGACGGGGTGTTTGTTATCCCGCACGATGACCAACTTGAGATCTTGCATCCGATGCCGGTCAACGAGCTGTGGGGCGTGGGCCCGGTGACGGAGGCGAAGCTGTCGCAGGCTGGCATCGAGACGATTGGCGACCTGGCGGCGCTGAGCGAAAAAGAGCTTGACATCGCCATCGGCGGCGCGGTGGGCAAGCAATTGTGGTGGTTAGCCCGCGGGGTGGATGAGCGTCCGGTGGCGCCACGGGCGGTAGCGAAACAGATCTCGTCGGAACACACGTACCCCAACGATCTGACGCAGCCGCCGGAAGTGGACGCGGCGCTTGAGCGGGCGGCGGCGGAGTCGCACCGGCGTTTGTTGAAGGACGGCCGGGGTGCCCGGACCGTGACGGTGAAGTTGCGGATGGCGGATTTCCGCATCGAGTCTCGCTCGGCGACGCTGCCGTACGCCACAGATGACGCGGAGACGCTCCTGGCCACGGCGTTCCGGCTGGTGCGCTACCCGGACGAGGTCGGGCCGATCCGGCTGGTGGGCGTGTCGTATTCGGGCCTGGAGGACGCGTTGCAGGACGTGTTGTTTCCGGAGTTAGACCAGGAGATCGTCAAACCTGCGCCGGTGACCACCGATTATGAAACCGGGGTGAGCGACCACGCGGTGCCGGCCGGGTTCGAGATGGTCACGGAGAACACCGATGCGCCGGGCACGTGGCGGGCGACGCAGGACGTCTACCACCCGGAGTTCGGCCACGGCTGGGTCCAGGGGGCGGGAAAAGGTTGGGTGACGGTTCGGTTTGAAACTCGCTCGACGGGCCCGGGCCGGATCAAGAGTTTGCGTAGCGACGACCCCGCGCTCACGCCGGCCGACCCCGTCGATTCACTGGCGTGGGAGGACTGGTTGTCACAGCAATGA
- a CDS encoding asparaginase, producing the protein MTVFVVSTGGTIASTADATGALVPTLSAADLVARSGTTRDVRTTDIASLDSSSLGLAELDHIRSLTSTLLDDDHLAGIVITHGTDSMAETALALDLVHRDPRPVVLTGAMRPADHAHPDGPANLRGAIEAAGTRHGEGVFVHFGGHTLPARGLRKMDTADVDAFRVPVPLRRPMPVPAAPLAGLNVPILRAWPGDDGALARVVATQSPDGVVVEALGAGNVSEAMGEALAAMLRRGVPVVVATSVPYGEVSFAYGGAGGGSTLGDLGALPAGYLSAGQARIALLTALSTGVDPRSLL; encoded by the coding sequence ATGACCGTCTTCGTTGTCTCAACCGGGGGCACCATCGCCTCCACCGCCGACGCCACCGGCGCGCTCGTGCCCACCCTCAGCGCCGCCGATCTCGTCGCCCGCAGCGGCACCACCCGTGATGTGCGCACCACCGATATCGCAAGCCTCGACTCTTCGTCGCTGGGACTTGCCGAGCTGGACCACATTCGCTCGCTCACGAGCACTTTGCTTGACGACGACCACCTCGCCGGCATCGTCATCACCCACGGCACCGACTCCATGGCCGAGACCGCACTCGCCCTCGACCTGGTCCACCGCGACCCCCGCCCCGTCGTCCTCACCGGCGCAATGCGACCCGCCGACCACGCGCATCCCGACGGGCCCGCCAACCTGCGTGGCGCGATCGAGGCGGCCGGCACCCGCCACGGCGAGGGTGTGTTCGTGCACTTCGGCGGCCACACCTTGCCTGCCCGGGGCTTGCGCAAGATGGACACCGCCGACGTCGACGCGTTCCGCGTCCCTGTGCCGTTACGGCGTCCCATGCCGGTGCCCGCTGCGCCGTTGGCGGGGCTGAACGTGCCGATCCTGCGGGCCTGGCCAGGCGACGATGGGGCCCTTGCGCGTGTCGTCGCCACGCAATCGCCCGACGGGGTGGTCGTCGAAGCGCTCGGCGCGGGCAACGTCTCCGAAGCGATGGGTGAGGCGCTCGCCGCGATGCTGCGCCGCGGCGTTCCCGTCGTCGTCGCCACGTCGGTGCCCTATGGCGAGGTCTCGTTCGCCTACGGCGGCGCCGGCGGCGGCTCCACCCTCGGCGACCTCGGGGCCCTGCCCGCTGGCTACCTCAGCGCTGGCCAGGCGCGCATCGCGTTGCTCACCGCGTTGTCTACCGGCGTCGATCCGCGATCATTGCTGTGA
- a CDS encoding DivIVA domain-containing protein: protein MPLTPADVHNVAFSKPPIGKRGYNEDEVDQFLDLVEDALAQLQDENDELRARVEEQGAGVAAPAASSSSSTDEAAIRREVEQKVRADYEAQLRSAKEAKEKAEAEAKSAKDDAAKARKQAEEARAQADKRPAEGVSKPVNAVSQPAEPSQDSHLQAAKVLGLAQEMADRLTSDAQAEATSMLADARSAAEREVAEAEAKSKKQLQDAQSRSQSQLQEAESRAKQLVADAQKKAEETTNEANSRAEAQIRQAEEQANKLKADAERKHTEIMNTVKQQQTALENRIAELRTFEREYRTRLKTLLESQLEELESRSTTAPNEK, encoded by the coding sequence ATGCCGTTGACGCCAGCTGACGTGCACAATGTCGCTTTCAGCAAACCTCCGATTGGCAAGCGGGGCTACAACGAGGACGAGGTCGACCAGTTCCTCGACCTCGTTGAGGACGCGCTTGCTCAGCTCCAGGACGAAAACGACGAGCTCCGCGCTCGCGTCGAGGAGCAGGGTGCTGGCGTCGCTGCACCGGCGGCTTCTTCCTCCTCTTCTACCGACGAGGCTGCGATCCGTCGCGAGGTCGAGCAGAAGGTCCGCGCCGACTACGAGGCGCAGCTGCGTTCCGCGAAGGAAGCCAAGGAGAAGGCTGAGGCTGAGGCGAAGTCCGCGAAGGACGATGCCGCCAAGGCCCGCAAGCAGGCTGAAGAGGCTCGTGCGCAGGCTGACAAGCGTCCGGCCGAGGGCGTGTCCAAGCCGGTCAACGCAGTCTCCCAGCCGGCTGAGCCGTCCCAGGATTCCCACCTGCAGGCCGCCAAGGTGCTCGGTCTCGCGCAGGAGATGGCCGACCGTCTCACCAGCGACGCACAGGCAGAGGCGACCTCTATGCTTGCCGACGCCCGCAGCGCCGCCGAGCGCGAAGTCGCCGAAGCTGAGGCGAAGTCGAAGAAGCAGCTGCAGGACGCGCAGTCGCGTTCCCAGTCCCAGCTGCAGGAGGCCGAGTCCCGCGCCAAGCAGCTGGTTGCCGACGCCCAGAAGAAGGCGGAGGAGACCACCAACGAGGCGAACTCCCGCGCCGAGGCTCAGATCCGCCAGGCGGAGGAGCAGGCCAACAAGCTCAAGGCCGACGCCGAGCGCAAGCACACCGAGATCATGAACACGGTGAAGCAGCAGCAGACCGCGCTGGAAAACCGCATCGCGGAGCTGCGCACCTTCGAACGCGAGTACCGCACTCGCCTGAAGACGCTGCTCGAGTCCCAGCTTGAGGAACTCGAGTCGCGCTCCACGACTGCACCGAACGAGAAGTAG